AAGCGCAAAGTCATCGACCCGGCTCCGGTCAGGCACGCTATTGTCGCTATGCCTGCTCAAAACCATGGCAAAGCCGGAGCGCGGTATGCGATCATACGTACCCTGGTACTCCCGCCAATCCACACCGATGTACTTTCCTACCGTCTCTGTCTCCTCGCAGAAGAATCCCCGCTTGTTCAGCGGCCCTCCCCACTGCGTCTCGGTCAGCACACTGTGCCGCCTACGCATCCTTTGCCAGAAAAAGACGCAGAATTAGTAGAGAAACGCGCCTCCTCCGGTACTCCAGTAGCCCGCACGCGACGAGCGCGCGGATGATTGCCTTTCGTTCGAGTGTTGCAAGAGCGCGAGCGCCGAGCTCGCCCTCGATCCCTTCGAGATGCCCATCCCGGATCTCCCTCCAAGAGGTCGCGAGGGTCTGGAGAAAGGAGAGCCGATCGGCTTGGGTGATGGGGGGCCGCGCGTCCCAGACGTCTTGCGGTGTGAGGCCCCCGAGCCTCCGAGGCCGGTTCACCGTGTTGGCTTCCTGAAGAGCGGCGTAGCAGTCCTCGCACGTCCACTCCTCCGAGTTCGAACGTCGGCGAGCGTGCTCGCCCGTTCGCGTCTTCCCCGATCCGATTCCCGCTTCGGCAGCGCCATTGTACGGCGGGTAGTGGGGAGGGGAAAGGAATTTCGTGACCCCCCAGTCCGCGAGGAAGACGTCCGTAACCGCCGCCTTGCCCCAGGGGCCGCAGTCGGCCTTGATCGCCAGCGGTGGGGTGTGGCCACGGAAGAGGGAGAGAAGGACCT
This is a stretch of genomic DNA from Candidatus Eisenbacteria bacterium. It encodes these proteins:
- a CDS encoding transposase family protein — protein: MKMAAVNCSRHFGEAGLTWQERALGLGVPDRTLREWDSLSRRKPLTFDLRGRPTTRSPLLIRRLALDILRDLGPHIGLRSLRPLVPLMGCRELEDLLRRWKGVYAFMKRRGMTRLIWTVPGTVWALDHTEPPEPIDGIYPYILSVRDLASGCALAWEPVLDMTARTTNQVLLSLFRGHTPPLAIKADCGPWGKAAVTDVFLADWGVTKFLSPPHYPPYNGAAEAGIGSGKTRTGEHARRRSNSEEWTCEDCYAALQEANTVNRPRRLGGLTPQDVWDARPPITQADRLSFLQTLATSWREIRDGHLEGIEGELGARALATLERKAIIRALVACGLLEYRRRRVSLLILRLFLAKDA